The following are from one region of the Tachysurus fulvidraco isolate hzauxx_2018 chromosome 24, HZAU_PFXX_2.0, whole genome shotgun sequence genome:
- the wdyhv1 gene encoding protein N-terminal glutamine amidohydrolase isoform X3 codes for MCPLDQVHVVFISNENKTIPIWKQKSSRGSEPVIWDYHVILLHMNPQAQSFVYDLDTTLPFPCPSDMYLREAFRSDDSIKPQFRRKMRVIPAVTYLKKFASDRSHMKHSNGTWRMPPPPYPCIETTESKMNLDDFISMDTSVGLGNVYKLPEFVQHFGAK; via the exons ATGTGTCCATTGGACCAAGTGCATGTAGTCTTCATATCGAATGAAAATAAAACG ATCCCAATTTGGAAGCAGAAATCCAGCAGAGGGAGTGAACCAGTGATATGG GATTATCATGTCATATTACTGCACATGAACCCACAAGCACAGAGTTTTGTGTATGACCTGGACACCACCCTCCCATTCCCGTGTCCTTCAGACATGTACTTAAGGGAAGCATTTCGATCTGATGACTCAATAAAACCACAATTTCGGAG GAAGATGCGAGTCATACCAGCTGTCACCTACTTAAAGAAGTTCGCTTCAGATAGATCTCATATGAAGCATTCTAACGGGACATGGCGTATGCCCCCACCACCCTATCCTTGCATAGAAACAACAG AGTCCAAAATGAACCTGGATGACTTTATCAGCATGGACACCAGTGTGGGATTAGGAAACGTGTATAAGCTTCCTGAATTTGTGCAACACTTTGGAGCTAAATGA
- the LOC113661435 gene encoding forkhead box protein H1-like — MTKTGNLRPVLGEGRKYKRHTKGTYIGLVAYVIQDSPNKMLTFKQIMKKLGMFVTGDKKGLENNTRVCLSSNKCFVKVPIDPEFPNAKRNFWRVDESNITPKMLRRHFSDMAELFPGLPHAWDRKPAPPRVPPSPVCPVQMEDLPIKFTGPFSIESLLKKDHLSVNAQQPIQTASNSNLYSSDQFYNRTTSADSLPCSDRENGQDNLYYTYRAVEEANWRKPVQRMDLSPELHHVLVYSPHFPYDQTLLTKVWSCPTNTQEIRYIRW; from the exons ATGACTAAAACAGGAAATCTCAGGCCTGTACTGGGAGAGGGCCGCAAATATAAAAGACACACCAAGGGAACATACATTGGACTTGTTGCGTATGTTATTCAAGATTCTCCTAATAAGATGCTCACCTTCAAACAG attatgaaGAAACTGGGCATGTTTGTCACCGGGGACAAGAAAGGTCTCGAAAACAATACCAGAGTCTGTCTGTCATCCAACAAGTGCTTTGTAAAG GTTCCAATTGATCCGGAGTTTCCAAATGCCAAGAGGAACTTTTGGAGAGTGGATGAGAGCAACATCACCCCGAAGATGCTGCGCAGACATTTCAGTGATATGGCTGAGCTTTTCCCAGGATTGCCACACGCATGGGACAGAAAACCAGCACCTCCACGTGTCCCCCCTTCACCAGTCTGTCCTGTCCAGATGGAGGACCTTCCGATCAAATTTACCGGCCCTTTTTCAATCGAGTCGCTTTTAAAGAAGGATCATCTCAGTGTCAATGCGCAACAACCAATCCAGACTGCGTCCAACAGTAACCTCTACAGTTCAGATCAATTTTACAACAGAACAACGAGCGCAGATTCACTTCCATGTTCAGACCGGGAGAACGGACAAGATAACTTGTATTACACGTACAGAGCAGTAGAGGAAGCCAACTGGAGGAAGCCTGTACAGAGGATGGATTTATCTCCTGAGCTGCATCATGTACTGGTTTATTCACCACACTTTCCTTATGATCAGACTCTACTCACTAAAGTGTGGAGTtgtccaacaaacacacaagagaTCAGATATATCAGATGGTAA
- the ndrg1a gene encoding protein NDRG1a isoform X1 produces the protein MEEIQIETRHLLDKDLQGLREAVQQLEIKEHDVETPHGRIHCTMKGVPKGDRPVILTFHDIGLNHKTCFDTLFQHEDMAEIMQHFAVCHVDAPGQHEGANTFSTGYEYPSMDQLSETLPLVLKHFGLKSVIGMAVGAGAYILAKFALDYPKMVEGIVLININPCAEGWMDWAAQKISGWTHAMPDMIISHLFGKEEIQNNHDLIGTYRHHILNDMNQYNLHLFVKAYNSRRDLEIERPVPGGNINVRTLKCPSLLVVGDSSPAVDAVVECNTKLDPTKTTLLKMADCGGLPQVDQPGKLTEAFKYFIQGMGYMPSASMTRLVRSRTASGSSVTSFEGNRSRSHTNEGSRSRSHTNEGRGRAHTADAQRVRSHTDSADNNSVGQSTLKSTEVSC, from the exons ATGGAGGAGATCCAGATTGAGACAAGACATTTGCTTGACAAGGACCTCCAG ggaTTAAGAGAAGCTGTTCAGCAGCTTGAGATAAAG GAGCATGATGTTGAGACGCCACATGGCAGAATCCACTGTACCATGAAGGGAGTCCCTAAAGGAGACCGACCTGTCATTCTCACCTTCCACGACATTGGATTGAACC ACAAGACCTGCTTTGACACATTGTTCCAACATGAGGACATGGCGGAGATCATGCAGCACTTTGCTGTGTGTCATGTGGATGCACCAGGACAGCACgaaggtgccaatactttttccACCGG ATATGAGTATCCTTCTATGGACCAGCTCTCTGAGACACTTCCTCTGGTCCTGAAACATTTTGG TCTGAAGAGTGTGATCGGGATGGCGGTCGGAGCCGGAGCCTACATTCTTGCAAAATTTGCT ctGGACTACCCTAAAATGGTGGAGGGTATCGTTTTGATCAACATCAATCCCTGTGCTGAGGGCTGGATGGACTGGGCTGCACAAAAG ATCAGTGGATGGACTCATGCCATGCCCGACATGATCATTAGCCACCTATTTGGAAAA GAGGAAATTCAAAACAACCACGACCTGATTGGCACATACCGCCACCACATCTTGAATGACATGAATCAGTACAACCTGCATCTCTTTGTCAAGGCATACAACAG CCGAAGAGACTTGGAAATTGAGAGGCCTGTTCCTGGAGGAAACATTAATGTCAGAACTCTCAA GTGCCCCTCTCTCCTTGTAGTTGGAGACAGCTCTCCTGCAGTGGATGCTGTG GTGGAGTGCAACACAAAGCTGGACCCGACCAAGACCACACTGCTCAAG ATGGCTGACTGTGGCGGCTTGCCTCAGGTTGACCAG CCTGGAAAACTGACTGAAGCCTTTAAATACTTTATACAGGGAATGGGCTACA tGCCATCAGCCAGTATGACTCGCCTGGTTCGCTCTCGCACTGCCTCCGGCTCCAGCGTCACCTCCTTCGAGGGCAACCGCAGTCGTTCCCACACCAACGAGGGCAGCCGCAGTCGCTCACACACCAACGAAGGCAGAGGTCGTGCCCACACCGCCGATGCCCAACGTGTGCGCTCCCACACCGACTCTGCGGACAACAACTCTGTGGGCCAGTCCACGCTCAAATCTACTGAAGTGTCATGCTAA
- the ccn4a gene encoding cellular communication network factor 4a isoform X2: MSWLLSWVLLVIRLHQAVSLISTIAPPITDEPYNRTQYCKWPCTCPETPPTCPPGVSLIMDGCDCCRACAKQVGEECNEADNCDHHRGLYCDYSSDKPRYEKGVCAYLLGTGCEHNGVIYRNGQSFQPNCKYQCLCVNGAIGCVPLCNDSQPPRVWCPTPRRVKIPGRCCEQWICEEPRRGRKAAPRHAMAALSSGKDTWQENCVTQTTSWSPCSKTCGRGVSLRLTNANKQCQMVKERRLCNIRPCEVDITKHIKVGIFSDYCNPLNTTDPSAAWKKVPKHLQGRSTDQPHHLRLHQQKALLAKVLWCLHRRALLHPL; the protein is encoded by the exons ATGAGCTGGCTCCTGTCTTGGGTCCTACTTGTCATCCGATTACATCAG GCCGTTTCCCTGATTTCCACCATCGCACCACCCATAACTGATGAGCCCTATAACCGGACTCAGTACTGTAAGTGGCCATGCACATGCCCTGAGACTCCCCCTACCTGCCCGCCTGGTGTCAGCCTCATAATGGATGGCTGTGACTGCTGTAGAGCCTGCGCCAAGCAGGTGGGTGAGGAGTGCAACGAAGCAGACAACTGCGACCACCATCGTGGTCTCTACTGTGATTACAGCTCAGACAAGCCTAGGTACGAAAaaggagtgtgtgcat ATCTGCTCGGCACTGGCTGTGAACACAATGGTGTAATCTATCGCAATGGGCAGAGTTTTCAGCCCAACTGTAAATACCAGTGTCTATGTGTGAATGGGGCCATTGGCTGTGTACCCCTGTGTAATGACTCTCAGCCTCCAAGGGTGTGGTGTCCAACCCCAAGGCGGGTCAAGATCCCCGGCCGCTGCTGTGAGCAGTGGATATGTGAAGAACCCAGGAGGGGGCGCAAAGCAGCACCTCGGCATGCTATGGCAG CTCTCTCCAGTGGAAAAGACACATGGCAGGAGAACTGTGTGACACAGACCACATCATGGAGCCCATGTTCCAAGACCTGTGGTCGTGGAGTGTCTTTACGCCTCACTAACGCCAACAAACAGTGTCAGATGGTCAAAGAGAGACGCCTTTGTAATATTCGGCCGTGTGAGGTTGACATCACTAAGCACATTAAGGTGGGAATTTTCTCTGATTACTGTAATCCACTAAACACCACTGATCCATCAGCAG CCTGGAAAAAAGTGCCTAAACATCTACAGGGAAGATCAACCGACCAACCTCACCATCTCAGGCTGCACCAGCAAAAAGCTCTACTGGCCAAAGTACTGTGGTGTCTGCACAGACGAGCGCTGCTGCATCCCTTATAA
- the ccn4a gene encoding cellular communication network factor 4a isoform X1, translated as MSWLLSWVLLVIRLHQAVSLISTIAPPITDEPYNRTQYCKWPCTCPETPPTCPPGVSLIMDGCDCCRACAKQVGEECNEADNCDHHRGLYCDYSSDKPRYEKGVCAYLLGTGCEHNGVIYRNGQSFQPNCKYQCLCVNGAIGCVPLCNDSQPPRVWCPTPRRVKIPGRCCEQWICEEPRRGRKAAPRHAMAALSSGKDTWQENCVTQTTSWSPCSKTCGRGVSLRLTNANKQCQMVKERRLCNIRPCEVDITKHIKPGKKCLNIYREDQPTNLTISGCTSKKLYWPKYCGVCTDERCCIPYKSKTVQVEFQCLYGATVTWQVMWINACFCNLSCKNPNDIFEDLEQYYENREIMN; from the exons ATGAGCTGGCTCCTGTCTTGGGTCCTACTTGTCATCCGATTACATCAG GCCGTTTCCCTGATTTCCACCATCGCACCACCCATAACTGATGAGCCCTATAACCGGACTCAGTACTGTAAGTGGCCATGCACATGCCCTGAGACTCCCCCTACCTGCCCGCCTGGTGTCAGCCTCATAATGGATGGCTGTGACTGCTGTAGAGCCTGCGCCAAGCAGGTGGGTGAGGAGTGCAACGAAGCAGACAACTGCGACCACCATCGTGGTCTCTACTGTGATTACAGCTCAGACAAGCCTAGGTACGAAAaaggagtgtgtgcat ATCTGCTCGGCACTGGCTGTGAACACAATGGTGTAATCTATCGCAATGGGCAGAGTTTTCAGCCCAACTGTAAATACCAGTGTCTATGTGTGAATGGGGCCATTGGCTGTGTACCCCTGTGTAATGACTCTCAGCCTCCAAGGGTGTGGTGTCCAACCCCAAGGCGGGTCAAGATCCCCGGCCGCTGCTGTGAGCAGTGGATATGTGAAGAACCCAGGAGGGGGCGCAAAGCAGCACCTCGGCATGCTATGGCAG CTCTCTCCAGTGGAAAAGACACATGGCAGGAGAACTGTGTGACACAGACCACATCATGGAGCCCATGTTCCAAGACCTGTGGTCGTGGAGTGTCTTTACGCCTCACTAACGCCAACAAACAGTGTCAGATGGTCAAAGAGAGACGCCTTTGTAATATTCGGCCGTGTGAGGTTGACATCACTAAGCACATTAAG CCTGGAAAAAAGTGCCTAAACATCTACAGGGAAGATCAACCGACCAACCTCACCATCTCAGGCTGCACCAGCAAAAAGCTCTACTGGCCAAAGTACTGTGGTGTCTGCACAGACGAGCGCTGCTGCATCCCTTATAAATCCAAAACAGTGCAAGTGGAGTTTCAGTGCCTTTATGGAGCCACGGTTACTTGGCAGGTGATGTGGATTAATGCCTGCTTCTGCAACCTTAGCTGCAAAAACCCCAATGACATCTTTGAAGATTTAGAGCAGTACTATGAGAATCGAGAGATTATGAACTGA
- the ccn4a gene encoding cellular communication network factor 4a isoform X3 codes for MAVTAVEPAPSRWVRSATKQTTATTIVVSTVITAQTSLDLLGTGCEHNGVIYRNGQSFQPNCKYQCLCVNGAIGCVPLCNDSQPPRVWCPTPRRVKIPGRCCEQWICEEPRRGRKAAPRHAMAALSSGKDTWQENCVTQTTSWSPCSKTCGRGVSLRLTNANKQCQMVKERRLCNIRPCEVDITKHIKPGKKCLNIYREDQPTNLTISGCTSKKLYWPKYCGVCTDERCCIPYKSKTVQVEFQCLYGATVTWQVMWINACFCNLSCKNPNDIFEDLEQYYENREIMN; via the exons ATGGCTGTGACTGCTGTAGAGCCTGCGCCAAGCAGGTGGGTGAGGAGTGCAACGAAGCAGACAACTGCGACCACCATCGTGGTCTCTACTGTGATTACAGCTCAGACAAGCCTAG ATCTGCTCGGCACTGGCTGTGAACACAATGGTGTAATCTATCGCAATGGGCAGAGTTTTCAGCCCAACTGTAAATACCAGTGTCTATGTGTGAATGGGGCCATTGGCTGTGTACCCCTGTGTAATGACTCTCAGCCTCCAAGGGTGTGGTGTCCAACCCCAAGGCGGGTCAAGATCCCCGGCCGCTGCTGTGAGCAGTGGATATGTGAAGAACCCAGGAGGGGGCGCAAAGCAGCACCTCGGCATGCTATGGCAG CTCTCTCCAGTGGAAAAGACACATGGCAGGAGAACTGTGTGACACAGACCACATCATGGAGCCCATGTTCCAAGACCTGTGGTCGTGGAGTGTCTTTACGCCTCACTAACGCCAACAAACAGTGTCAGATGGTCAAAGAGAGACGCCTTTGTAATATTCGGCCGTGTGAGGTTGACATCACTAAGCACATTAAG CCTGGAAAAAAGTGCCTAAACATCTACAGGGAAGATCAACCGACCAACCTCACCATCTCAGGCTGCACCAGCAAAAAGCTCTACTGGCCAAAGTACTGTGGTGTCTGCACAGACGAGCGCTGCTGCATCCCTTATAAATCCAAAACAGTGCAAGTGGAGTTTCAGTGCCTTTATGGAGCCACGGTTACTTGGCAGGTGATGTGGATTAATGCCTGCTTCTGCAACCTTAGCTGCAAAAACCCCAATGACATCTTTGAAGATTTAGAGCAGTACTATGAGAATCGAGAGATTATGAACTGA
- the wdyhv1 gene encoding protein N-terminal glutamine amidohydrolase isoform X1, giving the protein MYEECISSEYTAITLPRPDCVYTSCYCEENVWKLCEYIKAQEMCPLDQVHVVFISNENKTIPIWKQKSSRGSEPVIWDYHVILLHMNPQAQSFVYDLDTTLPFPCPSDMYLREAFRSDDSIKPQFRRKMRVIPAVTYLKKFASDRSHMKHSNGTWRMPPPPYPCIETTESKMNLDDFISMDTSVGLGNVYKLPEFVQHFGAK; this is encoded by the exons ATGTATGAAGAATGCATTTCTTCAGAATACACAGCTATCACTCTGCCAAGACCGGACTGTGTGTACACGAGCTGTTACTG TGAAGAGAATGTGTGGAAATTGTGTGAATATATCAAGGCTCAGGAGATGTGTCCATTGGACCAAGTGCATGTAGTCTTCATATCGAATGAAAATAAAACG ATCCCAATTTGGAAGCAGAAATCCAGCAGAGGGAGTGAACCAGTGATATGG GATTATCATGTCATATTACTGCACATGAACCCACAAGCACAGAGTTTTGTGTATGACCTGGACACCACCCTCCCATTCCCGTGTCCTTCAGACATGTACTTAAGGGAAGCATTTCGATCTGATGACTCAATAAAACCACAATTTCGGAG GAAGATGCGAGTCATACCAGCTGTCACCTACTTAAAGAAGTTCGCTTCAGATAGATCTCATATGAAGCATTCTAACGGGACATGGCGTATGCCCCCACCACCCTATCCTTGCATAGAAACAACAG AGTCCAAAATGAACCTGGATGACTTTATCAGCATGGACACCAGTGTGGGATTAGGAAACGTGTATAAGCTTCCTGAATTTGTGCAACACTTTGGAGCTAAATGA
- the ndrg1a gene encoding protein NDRG1a isoform X2, which translates to MVLEDSESEPVFEIEVFEHDVETPHGRIHCTMKGVPKGDRPVILTFHDIGLNHKTCFDTLFQHEDMAEIMQHFAVCHVDAPGQHEGANTFSTGYEYPSMDQLSETLPLVLKHFGLKSVIGMAVGAGAYILAKFALDYPKMVEGIVLININPCAEGWMDWAAQKISGWTHAMPDMIISHLFGKEEIQNNHDLIGTYRHHILNDMNQYNLHLFVKAYNSRRDLEIERPVPGGNINVRTLKCPSLLVVGDSSPAVDAVVECNTKLDPTKTTLLKMADCGGLPQVDQPGKLTEAFKYFIQGMGYMPSASMTRLVRSRTASGSSVTSFEGNRSRSHTNEGSRSRSHTNEGRGRAHTADAQRVRSHTDSADNNSVGQSTLKSTEVSC; encoded by the exons ATGGTACTTGAGGATTCAGAATCGGAGCCAGTGTTTGAGATCGAAGTTTTT GAGCATGATGTTGAGACGCCACATGGCAGAATCCACTGTACCATGAAGGGAGTCCCTAAAGGAGACCGACCTGTCATTCTCACCTTCCACGACATTGGATTGAACC ACAAGACCTGCTTTGACACATTGTTCCAACATGAGGACATGGCGGAGATCATGCAGCACTTTGCTGTGTGTCATGTGGATGCACCAGGACAGCACgaaggtgccaatactttttccACCGG ATATGAGTATCCTTCTATGGACCAGCTCTCTGAGACACTTCCTCTGGTCCTGAAACATTTTGG TCTGAAGAGTGTGATCGGGATGGCGGTCGGAGCCGGAGCCTACATTCTTGCAAAATTTGCT ctGGACTACCCTAAAATGGTGGAGGGTATCGTTTTGATCAACATCAATCCCTGTGCTGAGGGCTGGATGGACTGGGCTGCACAAAAG ATCAGTGGATGGACTCATGCCATGCCCGACATGATCATTAGCCACCTATTTGGAAAA GAGGAAATTCAAAACAACCACGACCTGATTGGCACATACCGCCACCACATCTTGAATGACATGAATCAGTACAACCTGCATCTCTTTGTCAAGGCATACAACAG CCGAAGAGACTTGGAAATTGAGAGGCCTGTTCCTGGAGGAAACATTAATGTCAGAACTCTCAA GTGCCCCTCTCTCCTTGTAGTTGGAGACAGCTCTCCTGCAGTGGATGCTGTG GTGGAGTGCAACACAAAGCTGGACCCGACCAAGACCACACTGCTCAAG ATGGCTGACTGTGGCGGCTTGCCTCAGGTTGACCAG CCTGGAAAACTGACTGAAGCCTTTAAATACTTTATACAGGGAATGGGCTACA tGCCATCAGCCAGTATGACTCGCCTGGTTCGCTCTCGCACTGCCTCCGGCTCCAGCGTCACCTCCTTCGAGGGCAACCGCAGTCGTTCCCACACCAACGAGGGCAGCCGCAGTCGCTCACACACCAACGAAGGCAGAGGTCGTGCCCACACCGCCGATGCCCAACGTGTGCGCTCCCACACCGACTCTGCGGACAACAACTCTGTGGGCCAGTCCACGCTCAAATCTACTGAAGTGTCATGCTAA
- the wdyhv1 gene encoding protein N-terminal glutamine amidohydrolase isoform X2: MYQPGVKESEENVWKLCEYIKAQEMCPLDQVHVVFISNENKTIPIWKQKSSRGSEPVIWDYHVILLHMNPQAQSFVYDLDTTLPFPCPSDMYLREAFRSDDSIKPQFRRKMRVIPAVTYLKKFASDRSHMKHSNGTWRMPPPPYPCIETTESKMNLDDFISMDTSVGLGNVYKLPEFVQHFGAK; this comes from the exons ATGTACCAACCAGGTGTCAAAGAAAG TGAAGAGAATGTGTGGAAATTGTGTGAATATATCAAGGCTCAGGAGATGTGTCCATTGGACCAAGTGCATGTAGTCTTCATATCGAATGAAAATAAAACG ATCCCAATTTGGAAGCAGAAATCCAGCAGAGGGAGTGAACCAGTGATATGG GATTATCATGTCATATTACTGCACATGAACCCACAAGCACAGAGTTTTGTGTATGACCTGGACACCACCCTCCCATTCCCGTGTCCTTCAGACATGTACTTAAGGGAAGCATTTCGATCTGATGACTCAATAAAACCACAATTTCGGAG GAAGATGCGAGTCATACCAGCTGTCACCTACTTAAAGAAGTTCGCTTCAGATAGATCTCATATGAAGCATTCTAACGGGACATGGCGTATGCCCCCACCACCCTATCCTTGCATAGAAACAACAG AGTCCAAAATGAACCTGGATGACTTTATCAGCATGGACACCAGTGTGGGATTAGGAAACGTGTATAAGCTTCCTGAATTTGTGCAACACTTTGGAGCTAAATGA